In Herbaspirillum seropedicae, a single window of DNA contains:
- a CDS encoding TIGR04063 family PEP-CTERM/XrtA system glycosyltransferase has translation MHILHILDHSIPLHSGYTFRTLSILKQQRALGWQTSHITSAKQGAAGAAEEEVDGWRFYRTPPATGLLARLPVLNQLAVIQGLARRLEEVARQVRPDVLHAHSPALNAIAALRVGRRLGIPVVYEVRAFWEDAAVDHGTSRAGGLRYRLTRALETYALKRADAVTTICEGLRADIAARGVPLAKMTVIPNAVNIDDFSLGQQADPALARQLGLEGKTLLGFIGSFYAYEGLPVLVQALPQLLAGNPDVRLLLVGGGPQERALHALAAELGVSDKVVFAGRVPHEQVQRYYNLIDVLVYPRLKMRLTDLVTPLKPLEAMAQGRLVVASDVGGHRELISDGRTGVLFAAGSPEALAQKVLALLAEPARWPQLRAAGRHFVETERNWAASVARYQQIYPRLVAASAGIQ, from the coding sequence ATGCATATCCTGCACATCCTCGACCATTCCATCCCGCTGCATAGCGGCTATACCTTCCGCACGCTGTCCATCCTGAAGCAGCAGCGGGCGCTGGGCTGGCAGACCTCGCACATCACCAGCGCCAAGCAGGGCGCCGCCGGCGCTGCCGAAGAAGAGGTCGATGGCTGGCGCTTCTATCGCACGCCGCCCGCCACGGGACTGCTGGCGCGGCTGCCGGTGCTGAACCAGCTGGCCGTGATTCAGGGTCTGGCCAGGCGGCTGGAAGAAGTGGCGCGCCAGGTCCGGCCCGATGTGCTGCATGCCCATTCGCCGGCCTTGAACGCCATCGCCGCGCTGCGGGTGGGCCGCCGCCTGGGCATTCCGGTGGTCTATGAAGTGCGCGCCTTCTGGGAAGACGCCGCCGTGGACCACGGCACCAGCCGCGCTGGCGGCCTGCGCTATCGCCTCACTCGCGCGCTGGAAACCTATGCCTTGAAGCGCGCCGACGCCGTCACCACCATCTGCGAAGGCCTGCGCGCCGACATCGCCGCGCGCGGCGTACCGCTGGCCAAGATGACGGTGATTCCCAACGCGGTCAACATCGACGACTTCAGCCTGGGCCAGCAGGCCGACCCTGCGCTGGCGCGCCAGCTCGGGCTGGAGGGCAAGACGCTGCTGGGCTTCATCGGCTCCTTCTATGCCTACGAGGGCTTGCCGGTGCTGGTGCAGGCGCTGCCGCAGCTGCTGGCGGGCAATCCCGACGTGCGCCTGCTGCTGGTGGGCGGCGGCCCGCAAGAACGGGCCCTGCACGCCCTGGCCGCCGAACTCGGGGTGAGCGACAAGGTGGTGTTTGCCGGCCGGGTGCCGCATGAGCAGGTGCAGCGCTACTACAACCTGATCGACGTGCTGGTCTATCCGCGCCTGAAGATGCGCCTGACCGACCTGGTCACGCCGCTCAAGCCGCTGGAAGCCATGGCCCAGGGCCGGCTGGTGGTGGCCTCCGATGTGGGCGGGCATCGCGAACTGATCAGCGATGGCCGTACCGGCGTACTCTTTGCCGCCGGTTCGCCCGAGGCCCTGGCGCAGAAGGTGCTGGCCTTGCTGGCCGAACCGGCGCGCTGGCCTCAACTGCGCGCCGCCGGTCGCCACTTCGTCGAGACCGAACGCAACTGGGCCGCCAGCGTGGCGCGCTACCAGCAGATCTATCCGCGCCTGGTGGCCGCCAGCGCAGGCATCCAATGA